Genomic DNA from Desulfobulbaceae bacterium:
GTTCCAGCACCCTATTCATGACTAACAGTCACTGACTCACTCATAATCCTGTACCACGTAAACCTCTGCTTCTGACAACTTCAAAAATATGACTCGAAGACAACTTCCTCTTTTCCGCCAAGCAATTCAAGCATCCTTCACCATTTTCTGCCTATACAGCGGCTGGAAACTCTATCAATTCTATCAATGGGCCAAAGGCTCCTCCACCATATATGTCGCGAGACCTCCCTCCGTGGAAGGGTTCCTGCCAATCAGCGGTCTGGTTTCTCTTAAACGCCTGGCGCTGACCGGTGAGTATGACCCAATCCATCCCGCAGGACTCACTCTCTTTCTTGCGGCACTGACCTTATCCCTGCTGCTCAGAAAAGGATTTTGCGGATGGATCTGCCCGGTAGGTTTTGTTTCCAACCTGGCCGAAACAACAGGACGCCGGTTTAAACTTGGCATCAAGATGCCCATATGGCTTGACATCCCTCTCCTGTCACTCAAATACCTGCTCCTTGGCTTCTTTGGCTACCTGATCCTCTGGAAGATGAATATCCAAGCAATCGAGGGGTTTATGCGATCACCCTACAACATGATCGTCGACATCAAAATGCTCTATTTCTTCCTCGCCCCAAGCCGTTTGGCCGGCGGGATCATGCTCGGCCTACTGATCCTCTCATTCTTCCTCCGCAACCCTTGGTGCCGCTATTTCTGCCCTTATGGCGCCCTGCT
This window encodes:
- a CDS encoding 4Fe-4S binding protein, with the translated sequence MTRRQLPLFRQAIQASFTIFCLYSGWKLYQFYQWAKGSSTIYVARPPSVEGFLPISGLVSLKRLALTGEYDPIHPAGLTLFLAALTLSLLLRKGFCGWICPVGFVSNLAETTGRRFKLGIKMPIWLDIPLLSLKYLLLGFFGYLILWKMNIQAIEGFMRSPYNMIVDIKMLYFFLAPSRLAGGIMLGLLILSFFLRNPWCRYFCPYGALLGLLALASPFQVKRDEATCIDCKKCERNCPAAIPLTNKTTMRSPECIGCLECVAVCPPKDCLDVKIIERQTPPYLLPALVMALFLGFWLTALITGHWHSQLPIEVIKKYYEMGVNISHPR